A window from Phycisphaeraceae bacterium encodes these proteins:
- the groL gene encoding chaperonin GroEL (60 kDa chaperone family; promotes refolding of misfolded polypeptides especially under stressful conditions; forms two stacked rings of heptamers to form a barrel-shaped 14mer; ends can be capped by GroES; misfolded proteins enter the barrel where they are refolded when GroES binds), translating to MAAKQIAYDNDARERILRGVQKLAKAVKVTLGPSGRVVVLEKSFGAPTVTKDGVTVAKEIELDDAYENMGAQMVKEVASKSSKDAGDGTTTATVYAEAIFQEGLKNITAGANANAVKRGIDAAVKTVVEELGRLSKPIKNSTEIAQVGTCSANQDTTIGKIIAEAMDKVGKDGVITVEEGKSLETEVELLEGMQFDKGWLSPHFVTDPASMECVLEDAYVLIHEKKISSAKDLLPVLGKVAESGKSILIVAEEIEGEALATLVVNRLRGVLKVCAVKAPGFGDRRKAMLEDIAVLTGGQPIMEELGIQLENVTVSELGRAKKITVSKDACTIVEGAGKTKDIQGRIEQIKSQIEATSSDYDREKLQERLAKLAGGVAQINVGAATEVEMKEKKARVEDALHACRAAVEEGILPGGGVAVLRARKALEKLRKNLSGDERVGVDIVNRALAAPIKQIAANGGLDGSIVAQKVEESTDANFGFNAVSGTYGDLVKAGVIVPTKVERVALQNAASIAGLLLTTDCAITEIKEKKAKAAAPAGGGMDDMDY from the coding sequence ATGGCAGCCAAGCAGATTGCATATGACAACGACGCGCGCGAGCGCATTCTTCGCGGCGTGCAGAAGCTCGCGAAGGCGGTGAAGGTCACCCTCGGCCCCTCAGGTCGCGTGGTGGTCCTTGAGAAGAGCTTCGGTGCACCGACCGTCACCAAGGACGGCGTCACCGTGGCCAAGGAGATTGAACTCGACGACGCCTATGAGAACATGGGCGCGCAGATGGTGAAGGAAGTTGCCAGCAAGTCCAGCAAGGACGCTGGCGACGGCACCACCACCGCCACGGTCTACGCCGAGGCGATCTTCCAGGAGGGCCTCAAGAACATCACCGCGGGCGCCAACGCGAACGCCGTGAAGCGCGGCATTGATGCTGCGGTCAAGACTGTGGTCGAGGAACTCGGCCGCCTCAGCAAGCCGATCAAGAACTCGACCGAGATCGCTCAGGTCGGCACCTGCTCAGCGAATCAGGACACCACCATCGGCAAGATCATCGCCGAGGCGATGGACAAGGTCGGCAAGGATGGCGTCATCACGGTCGAAGAGGGCAAGAGCCTTGAGACCGAGGTCGAGCTGCTCGAAGGCATGCAGTTCGACAAGGGCTGGCTGAGCCCGCACTTCGTGACCGATCCGGCCAGCATGGAATGCGTTCTCGAGGACGCCTATGTGCTCATCCACGAGAAGAAGATCTCGAGCGCGAAGGACCTCCTTCCGGTGCTCGGCAAGGTGGCCGAGAGCGGGAAGAGCATTCTGATCGTCGCCGAGGAGATCGAGGGCGAGGCGCTCGCAACGCTGGTGGTGAACCGGCTGCGCGGCGTGCTCAAGGTCTGCGCCGTCAAGGCACCGGGCTTCGGTGATCGTCGCAAGGCGATGCTCGAGGACATCGCGGTGCTGACCGGCGGTCAGCCGATCATGGAGGAGCTCGGCATCCAGCTTGAGAATGTCACGGTCTCCGAACTCGGCCGCGCCAAGAAGATCACCGTCTCGAAGGACGCGTGCACCATCGTCGAAGGTGCCGGCAAGACGAAGGACATTCAGGGCCGCATCGAGCAGATCAAGTCGCAGATCGAGGCGACCTCGAGCGACTATGACCGCGAGAAGCTCCAGGAGCGCCTGGCCAAGCTCGCCGGCGGCGTGGCGCAGATCAATGTCGGTGCCGCGACCGAGGTCGAGATGAAGGAGAAGAAGGCGCGCGTTGAAGACGCCCTGCACGCCTGCCGTGCAGCGGTCGAGGAGGGCATCCTCCCCGGCGGCGGCGTGGCCGTCCTGCGGGCCCGCAAGGCGCTCGAGAAGCTTCGCAAGAACCTCTCCGGCGATGAGCGCGTCGGTGTCGACATCGTGAATCGCGCCCTCGCGGCACCCATCAAGCAGATCGCCGCCAACGGTGGTCTCGACGGTTCAATCGTCGCGCAGAAGGTCGAGGAGTCGACCGACGCGAACTTCGGCTTCAACGCAGTCAGCGGAACCTACGGTGACCTGGTGAAGGCTGGAGTGATCGTTCCCACCAAGGTGGAGCGGGTCGCTCTTCAGAACGCCGCGAGCATCGCGGGCCTTCTGCTCACCACCGACTGCGCCATCACCGAGATCAAGGAGAAGAAGGCGAAGGCGGCGGCCCCGGCGGGCGGCGGCATGGATGACATGGACTACTGA
- a CDS encoding response regulator transcription factor, producing MPAPTSPSRLSLLIADGAWQDDSFARQLPPLLAPLGVRCVAARSASEADRVVRREPVHIAVVDLSIPIDDPPGRHEAAGGRVIELLRRMQRPPAMVVVRPKSPSLREHRQGLMDALAWGAFAVVDRPVPVEQLLHVLHAVVARRFGDRWPGEIA from the coding sequence ATGCCCGCCCCGACCTCGCCATCGAGGCTCAGTCTGCTCATTGCCGACGGGGCCTGGCAGGACGATAGCTTCGCCAGGCAGCTTCCACCGCTGCTGGCGCCGCTGGGCGTGCGCTGCGTTGCGGCTCGATCGGCCTCGGAGGCGGACCGTGTTGTTCGACGCGAGCCTGTGCACATTGCAGTCGTCGATCTCTCCATTCCCATCGATGATCCCCCGGGTCGGCACGAGGCCGCCGGTGGTCGCGTCATCGAATTGCTGCGCCGCATGCAGCGGCCGCCCGCGATGGTGGTGGTGCGGCCGAAGTCGCCCTCGCTCCGCGAGCATCGCCAGGGATTGATGGATGCACTCGCCTGGGGCGCGTTCGCGGTCGTCGATCGCCCCGTGCCCGTCGAGCAACTCCTCCATGTTCTGCACGCCGTGGTGGCGCGTCGCTTCGGCGACCGCTGGCCCGGCGAGATCGCGTGA
- the asnS gene encoding asparagine--tRNA ligase — protein sequence MTPATPPVAARPLAVTRHPESPAAIDPSLPVLSVAEIRRNPTVIEPPRVVVRGWVRTRRDSKAGISFVSLSDGSCFDTLQLVVPNTLANYAGEVARLTAGCSIEAAGKLVAGQGKVPALELQVDELRVHGWVENPDTYPIQPKAHTYEFLREVAHLRPRTNTFGALGRVRNSLAQATHRFFHENGFFWIHTPIVTASDCEGAGEMFRVSTLDLANLPRTPEGGVDFSQDFFGRESHLTVSGQLNVECWCLALSKVYTFGPTFRAENSNTSRHLAEFWMIEPEIAFADLAADAALAEGLLKSIFRALLEERGDDLRFFAERVDKGCIERLEKFVEASFERMDYTDAIKALEKAVAGGHSFEFPVKWGIDLQSEHERYLTETLVGRPVVVMNYPKEIKAFYMRLNDDERTVAAMDILAPGIGEIVGGSQREERLDVLDRRIDEMKLEKEAYWWYRDLRRYGTVPHAGFGLGFERTVSYATGLGNIRDCIPFPRTPKNCLF from the coding sequence ATGACCCCTGCCACACCCCCCGTTGCCGCGCGACCGCTCGCCGTGACCCGCCACCCCGAGTCTCCGGCGGCCATCGATCCATCGCTCCCGGTGCTGTCGGTGGCGGAGATCAGGCGCAACCCCACCGTGATCGAGCCGCCGCGCGTGGTGGTCCGCGGATGGGTTCGCACGCGACGCGACTCGAAGGCGGGCATCTCCTTCGTGAGCCTCTCCGACGGAAGCTGCTTCGACACGCTGCAACTGGTGGTCCCGAACACGCTGGCGAACTATGCAGGCGAAGTGGCGCGCCTGACGGCGGGGTGTTCGATCGAAGCGGCGGGCAAACTCGTCGCGGGGCAGGGCAAGGTCCCTGCGCTTGAACTCCAAGTCGATGAACTTCGCGTGCACGGCTGGGTGGAGAACCCAGACACCTATCCGATTCAGCCGAAGGCGCACACCTACGAGTTCCTGCGCGAAGTCGCGCACCTGCGTCCGCGCACGAACACCTTCGGTGCGCTCGGTCGCGTGCGAAACTCGCTCGCTCAGGCGACCCACCGCTTCTTCCACGAGAACGGCTTCTTCTGGATTCACACGCCGATCGTGACCGCGAGTGATTGCGAGGGAGCGGGAGAGATGTTCCGCGTCTCCACGCTCGACCTTGCCAACCTGCCGCGCACGCCGGAGGGAGGAGTCGACTTCTCGCAGGACTTCTTCGGACGCGAGTCGCATTTGACCGTGAGCGGCCAGCTCAATGTGGAGTGCTGGTGCCTGGCGCTCTCCAAGGTGTACACCTTCGGTCCAACTTTCCGCGCCGAGAACTCGAATACCAGCCGTCATCTTGCCGAGTTCTGGATGATCGAGCCGGAGATCGCCTTCGCCGACCTCGCCGCCGATGCGGCGCTGGCCGAGGGCCTTCTCAAGTCGATCTTCCGCGCGCTGCTTGAGGAGCGCGGCGATGATCTCCGCTTCTTCGCCGAGCGCGTCGACAAGGGCTGCATCGAGCGCCTGGAGAAGTTCGTCGAGGCGAGCTTCGAGCGCATGGATTACACCGACGCGATCAAGGCGCTCGAGAAGGCGGTGGCGGGCGGACACTCCTTCGAGTTCCCCGTGAAGTGGGGCATCGACCTCCAGAGCGAGCACGAGCGCTACCTGACGGAGACGCTCGTCGGGCGCCCGGTGGTCGTCATGAACTACCCGAAGGAGATCAAGGCCTTCTACATGCGACTGAACGACGACGAGCGCACTGTCGCGGCGATGGACATTCTCGCCCCGGGCATCGGTGAGATCGTCGGCGGCAGTCAGCGCGAGGAGCGCTTGGATGTGCTCGATCGCCGCATCGACGAGATGAAGCTTGAGAAGGAGGCGTACTGGTGGTACCGCGATCTGCGCCGCTACGGAACGGTGCCGCACGCAGGGTTCGGGCTCGGCTTCGAACGGACCGTCTCCTACGCGACCGGCCTCGGAAACATCCGCGACTGCATTCCCTTCCCGCGCACACCGAAGAACTGCCTCTTCTGA
- a CDS encoding type II secretion system protein translates to MSHACEVSVLNRASCQSASRRAGATAIAPHLRSLIVNENLRLNPRSRGGFTIIELLVVVTIIALLIALLVPAIGKAREAAMLTQSLGNLRNMGTACANYGAAWNDRQWTLSADDVGQYGNSCCFAEYVAATGGCPASTVLGWGGQCPPSGTKGLWGYWLPCGGISSGNAGNWVVTWPFQFGTQCGVSNATGFGSWRMANCQSFNNYVNGKFYDRTFYAPKDKVLLSRAECAFSTGDDFTILNDIADGIVFTSYCFSPAAMWSPDVFSAKGFRVPCSQSKSAWRSPSVSQASYPDLKTRMLEHHWLQNQQGGEYNGNFTGTQEPWYFNLAYNSAPATLFFDGSIRVEGVAAAMNADQQVFAQNQGQPGIVNPGLWVRNIPTGPWTGYGGYYTLPARYDDQVNTSYHVFTTDGILGRDFVTGS, encoded by the coding sequence ATGTCTCACGCCTGCGAGGTGTCGGTGCTCAATCGAGCATCCTGTCAGTCAGCCAGCCGTCGTGCTGGTGCTACGGCCATCGCGCCGCATTTGAGGAGTCTCATCGTGAACGAAAACCTTCGACTGAACCCCCGCTCGAGGGGCGGCTTCACCATCATCGAGTTGCTCGTGGTGGTGACGATCATCGCCCTGCTCATCGCGCTTCTCGTGCCTGCCATCGGCAAGGCGCGCGAAGCGGCCATGCTCACCCAGAGCCTCGGCAACCTCCGCAACATGGGCACCGCGTGCGCCAACTATGGCGCAGCCTGGAACGATCGGCAGTGGACCCTCTCGGCCGACGATGTCGGACAGTACGGCAACTCCTGCTGCTTCGCCGAATATGTCGCCGCAACCGGCGGCTGCCCCGCGAGCACCGTCCTTGGCTGGGGTGGACAGTGCCCGCCCTCTGGTACGAAGGGCCTCTGGGGCTACTGGCTGCCGTGCGGCGGCATCAGCTCGGGCAATGCGGGGAACTGGGTGGTCACCTGGCCGTTCCAGTTCGGAACGCAGTGCGGCGTGAGCAACGCCACCGGCTTCGGCTCTTGGCGCATGGCCAACTGCCAGAGCTTCAACAACTATGTGAATGGCAAGTTCTACGACCGCACCTTCTACGCTCCCAAGGACAAGGTGCTGCTCTCTCGCGCGGAGTGTGCCTTCAGCACCGGCGATGACTTCACCATCCTGAACGACATCGCCGATGGCATCGTCTTCACCTCGTACTGCTTCAGCCCGGCGGCAATGTGGTCACCCGATGTCTTCTCCGCCAAGGGCTTCAGGGTTCCCTGCTCACAGTCGAAGTCGGCGTGGCGCAGCCCGAGCGTGAGCCAGGCCTCCTATCCCGACCTGAAGACCCGCATGCTCGAGCATCACTGGCTTCAGAATCAGCAGGGCGGTGAGTACAACGGCAACTTCACCGGCACGCAGGAGCCCTGGTACTTCAACCTCGCCTACAACTCGGCACCAGCCACGCTCTTCTTCGATGGCAGCATTCGAGTTGAAGGTGTCGCGGCGGCGATGAACGCCGATCAGCAGGTCTTTGCCCAGAATCAGGGTCAGCCCGGCATCGTGAACCCGGGTCTCTGGGTGCGCAACATCCCGACCGGTCCGTGGACCGGGTACGGCGGCTACTACACGCTGCCCGCCCGCTACGACGACCAGGTCAACACCAGCTATCACGTCTTCACGACGGATGGCATCCTGGGCCGCGACTTCGTCACCGGTTCCTGA
- the drmD gene encoding DISARM system SNF2-like helicase DrmD has translation MAPSPSTSQPRVGMVATVRNRRGIIAGATAFDGHDGRLHLVEVEYKDDQQPSTERLIWELEPRKSVVNPTALPDASRSDPMPADDFDALVRSARWDAIFPYVDPDAKGPLDRQPISSPFHSAVQVEDYQLVPLLKALRMPRVSLLIADDVGLGKTIEAGLILSELLLRRRVQRVLILTPASLRLQWRDEMWDKFSLDFTVIDREATNRLKRQAGTDANPWRAYSKIIASYHYLRQPDVYEQFRAACRTPPNSPHLPWDLLIVDEAHNLMPAPFGEDSDLCRMLRLIAPQFEHRVFLTATPHNGHTRSFSGLLETLDPVRFSQVDELGPAARTRIEQVVVRRLKREINARTDPPKFCRRLPPQAIMLDFAPDERAVARAFDSFRSRVRSLVATGSRSRRRAGWFAVEILGKRLLSCPIALADSWRRCKEGLAKLEAAADSEVAAAQRSVTEDSSDDRETQSREATASTIVGAWLRPFADELSPEIAALDRAVASLGLDLEGPPLSEQDPAADARFTALTQLIDRLLRSDGRWRDDERLIVFTEYKTTLDYLVRRLCERYGDTERVITLFGGMEDELRESVKEAFNNPAEPVRVLVATDAAAEGLNLQRTARYMLHFDCPWNPSRLEQRNGRLDRHGQARDVTIHHFVSEDDHDLRFLDHVIRKVDQIREDLGSTGELFDEATHRRLIEGAPLVEVQKTLDFQIEQARTRASFEADATTAPAEERAGSVADLDAIAAAIDFDGDAMRETLETAMAMSPGGGRPQIRPSAQDGGRFDLVNPDLPGWRDTIDDTLRRRARPGNRGPLRALAFGQAPFLEQVGPRQVFNPRPDTVMLSLAHPMMRQALGSLTRRRFPSDQQVSRWTVRFGEIPSGTDALILLSVEQLAVNELRETFHHWVETIALPVRGDRLGDPLPPAAARTLRGARPVHDEGLLERAREILADVEPGLREYLVRAAEALTNDLRAQLETDREEARRQEDERYRSRQGEVSKLVEENTLARLEREIETMKRDLQQGLLGFAAHEIDEVDRSIERKREELERRKRHYEEIREQLGLERERILNRLIPRRFALDGEASVFPVAIDVRFRETEARR, from the coding sequence ATGGCACCATCACCTTCAACATCTCAGCCCCGCGTCGGCATGGTTGCCACGGTGCGCAATCGACGCGGGATCATCGCGGGAGCGACGGCGTTCGACGGTCACGATGGCCGACTTCACCTCGTCGAGGTGGAGTACAAGGACGACCAGCAGCCGTCCACCGAGCGGCTGATCTGGGAGCTTGAGCCGCGGAAGTCGGTGGTCAATCCCACGGCGCTGCCCGATGCCTCGCGATCGGACCCAATGCCGGCGGACGACTTCGACGCACTCGTCCGATCCGCGCGATGGGATGCCATCTTCCCGTACGTCGACCCGGACGCGAAGGGCCCACTCGATCGGCAGCCGATCTCGTCGCCGTTTCACAGCGCGGTCCAGGTCGAGGACTACCAGCTTGTTCCCTTGCTTAAGGCGCTGCGCATGCCGCGCGTCAGCCTGCTCATCGCCGACGATGTCGGCCTCGGCAAAACCATCGAGGCGGGCCTCATCCTCAGCGAGTTGCTTCTCCGCCGGCGCGTCCAGCGAGTGCTGATCCTGACGCCCGCATCGCTTCGCCTCCAATGGCGCGACGAGATGTGGGACAAGTTCTCGCTCGATTTCACCGTAATCGATCGCGAGGCCACCAACCGGCTCAAGCGGCAGGCAGGAACCGACGCGAATCCCTGGCGGGCCTACTCCAAGATCATCGCGTCGTACCACTACCTGCGGCAGCCGGATGTGTACGAGCAGTTTCGCGCCGCGTGCCGAACGCCGCCGAACTCTCCGCATCTGCCGTGGGACCTGCTCATCGTCGACGAGGCGCACAATCTCATGCCGGCGCCCTTCGGCGAGGACAGCGACCTCTGCCGGATGCTGCGGCTGATCGCTCCCCAGTTCGAGCACCGCGTCTTCCTGACAGCTACGCCGCACAATGGCCATACGCGATCGTTCTCCGGTCTGCTCGAGACGCTCGATCCTGTGAGGTTCAGCCAAGTCGACGAATTGGGGCCTGCGGCCCGGACCCGCATCGAGCAGGTCGTCGTACGCCGTCTCAAGCGCGAGATCAACGCACGGACCGATCCGCCGAAGTTTTGCCGACGGCTGCCGCCGCAGGCCATCATGCTGGACTTTGCGCCCGACGAGAGAGCGGTGGCCCGGGCGTTCGACTCGTTCCGTAGCCGAGTGCGATCGCTCGTGGCGACAGGCTCACGAAGCCGCCGCCGAGCAGGTTGGTTCGCGGTAGAGATTCTCGGGAAGCGCCTCCTCAGCTGTCCGATCGCTCTCGCCGATTCATGGCGCCGCTGCAAGGAGGGCCTCGCCAAGCTCGAAGCTGCGGCGGACTCCGAGGTCGCCGCGGCGCAGCGGAGCGTCACCGAGGATTCTTCCGACGATCGCGAGACGCAGTCCCGCGAGGCGACCGCTTCGACGATCGTGGGTGCGTGGCTCAGACCGTTCGCCGACGAACTGTCCCCCGAGATCGCCGCGCTCGATCGCGCTGTCGCGTCACTTGGGCTTGATCTTGAGGGGCCGCCGCTCTCCGAGCAGGATCCCGCGGCGGACGCGCGATTCACCGCGCTCACGCAACTCATCGATCGCCTGCTTCGCAGCGATGGCCGCTGGCGCGACGACGAGCGCCTCATCGTCTTCACCGAGTACAAGACCACGCTCGACTACCTCGTGCGGCGGCTGTGCGAGCGCTACGGCGACACCGAGCGAGTCATCACCCTCTTCGGCGGGATGGAGGACGAGCTCCGCGAGTCGGTAAAGGAGGCCTTCAACAATCCCGCCGAGCCGGTGCGCGTTCTTGTCGCAACCGACGCGGCAGCAGAGGGTCTGAACCTCCAGCGCACCGCGCGCTACATGCTGCACTTCGATTGCCCGTGGAATCCGTCGCGCCTCGAGCAGCGCAACGGCCGGCTCGATCGCCATGGTCAGGCGCGGGACGTGACCATCCACCACTTCGTGAGTGAAGACGATCACGACCTGCGCTTCCTCGATCACGTGATCCGCAAGGTGGACCAGATCCGCGAGGACCTCGGCTCGACGGGCGAACTCTTCGACGAGGCAACGCACCGGCGTCTGATCGAAGGTGCCCCGCTTGTCGAGGTGCAGAAGACGCTCGACTTCCAGATCGAGCAGGCCCGCACCCGCGCGTCGTTCGAGGCCGACGCCACGACAGCGCCCGCCGAGGAACGTGCCGGAAGTGTCGCCGATCTCGATGCAATCGCCGCGGCGATCGACTTCGACGGCGACGCCATGCGCGAGACGCTCGAGACGGCGATGGCGATGTCGCCCGGCGGCGGGCGTCCGCAGATCCGGCCCTCCGCCCAAGACGGCGGGCGCTTCGATCTCGTGAATCCCGATCTGCCGGGATGGCGCGACACGATTGACGACACGCTTCGCCGCCGCGCGCGCCCCGGGAACCGTGGACCGCTCCGAGCGCTGGCCTTTGGCCAGGCGCCATTCCTCGAGCAGGTCGGACCGCGGCAGGTCTTCAATCCTCGTCCCGACACCGTGATGCTTAGCTTGGCCCATCCGATGATGCGGCAGGCGCTCGGCTCGCTCACCCGACGGCGTTTCCCGAGCGACCAACAGGTCTCTCGATGGACCGTCCGCTTCGGTGAGATCCCTTCCGGCACCGACGCTCTCATCCTGCTCAGCGTGGAGCAGCTCGCTGTCAACGAGCTGCGCGAGACGTTTCATCACTGGGTCGAAACCATCGCGCTCCCCGTCCGTGGCGACCGCCTCGGCGATCCGCTCCCACCTGCTGCGGCCCGAACGCTGCGAGGCGCCCGGCCGGTGCATGATGAAGGGTTGCTCGAGCGGGCCCGCGAGATCCTCGCCGACGTGGAACCCGGGCTGCGCGAGTATCTCGTCCGCGCCGCCGAAGCGCTGACGAACGATCTGCGTGCGCAACTCGAGACCGACCGTGAGGAAGCGCGCCGACAAGAGGATGAACGATACCGCAGCCGGCAGGGCGAGGTGTCGAAGCTCGTCGAGGAGAACACGCTCGCTCGCCTCGAGCGAGAGATCGAGACGATGAAGCGGGATCTCCAGCAGGGGCTGCTCGGCTTCGCGGCCCACGAGATCGACGAGGTCGACCGCTCCATCGAGCGGAAGCGGGAGGAGCTTGAACGCCGCAAGCGGCACTACGAGGAGATTCGTGAGCAGCTCGGTCTTGAGCGCGAGCGCATTCTCAATCGCTTGATTCCCCGTCGCTTTGCTCTCGACGGCGAGGCGAGCGTCTTTCCCGTGGCGATCGACGTCCGCTTCCGCGAGACGGAGGCCCGTCGCTGA
- a CDS encoding type II secretion system protein — protein sequence MLETRSHRRRTGGFTIIELLVVVTIIALLIALLVPAIGKAREAAMLTQSLGNLRNMGTACANYGAAWNDRQWTLSADDVGQYGNSCCFAEYVQATGGCPASTVLGWGGYCPPTGQAGLWGYWLPCGGISVGLAGNWVVTWPFQFGTQCGVGNATGFGSWRMGNCQSFNNYVGGKFYDRTFYAPKDKVLLTRAECAFARGDDFTYLSDVQDNIVFTSYCFSPAAMWSPDVFSAKGFRIPCSQSKSAWRSPSVSQASYPDLKTRMLEHHWLQNQQGGEYNGNFTGTQEPWYFNLAYNSAPATLFFDGSVRVEGVAAAMNADQQVFAQNQGQPGIVNPGLWVRNIPTGPWTGYGGYYTLPARYDDQVNTSYHVFTTDGILGRDFVTGS from the coding sequence ATGTTGGAAACCCGTTCGCACCGAAGGCGCACAGGCGGCTTCACCATCATCGAGTTGCTCGTGGTGGTGACGATCATCGCCCTGCTCATCGCGCTTCTCGTGCCTGCCATCGGCAAGGCGCGCGAAGCGGCCATGCTCACCCAGAGCCTCGGCAATCTCCGCAACATGGGTACCGCGTGCGCCAACTATGGCGCAGCCTGGAACGATCGGCAGTGGACCCTCTCGGCCGACGATGTCGGGCAGTACGGCAACTCCTGCTGCTTTGCCGAGTATGTTCAGGCCACCGGCGGCTGCCCCGCGAGCACCGTTCTCGGTTGGGGTGGATACTGCCCGCCCACCGGTCAGGCCGGCCTCTGGGGCTACTGGCTCCCGTGCGGCGGCATCAGCGTGGGCCTAGCTGGCAACTGGGTGGTCACCTGGCCCTTCCAGTTTGGAACGCAGTGCGGTGTGGGGAACGCCACTGGCTTCGGCTCTTGGCGCATGGGCAACTGCCAGAGCTTCAACAACTATGTGGGCGGCAAGTTCTACGACCGCACCTTCTATGCACCGAAGGACAAGGTGCTGCTGACTCGCGCGGAGTGCGCGTTCGCCCGCGGTGATGACTTCACCTACCTCTCCGATGTGCAGGACAACATCGTCTTCACCTCGTACTGCTTCAGCCCGGCGGCGATGTGGTCACCCGATGTCTTCTCAGCAAAGGGCTTCAGGATTCCCTGCTCACAGTCGAAGTCGGCGTGGCGCAGCCCGAGCGTGAGCCAGGCCTCCTACCCCGACCTGAAGACCCGCATGCTCGAGCATCACTGGCTTCAGAATCAGCAGGGCGGTGAGTACAACGGCAACTTCACCGGCACGCAGGAGCCCTGGTATTTCAACCTCGCCTACAACTCGGCGCCCGCCACGCTCTTCTTCGACGGCAGCGTGCGCGTTGAAGGTGTCGCGGCGGCGATGAACGCCGATCAGCAGGTCTTTGCCCAGAATCAGGGTCAGCCCGGCATCGTGAACCCGGGTCTCTGGGTGCGCAACATCCCGACCGGTCCGTGGACCGGATACGGCGGCTACTACACGCTGCCCGCCCGCTACGACGACCAGGTCAACACCAGCTATCACGTCTTCACGACGGATGGCATCCTGGGCCGCGACTTCGTCACCGGTTCCTGA
- a CDS encoding DUF2892 domain-containing protein, with amino-acid sequence MQCNINAKGKAVRLLIGTASLVAGLALLGWWWTQGAEWALYTGLGATAGGAFGIFEGAAGWCAVRAMGFKTPI; translated from the coding sequence ATGCAATGCAACATCAATGCGAAGGGCAAGGCTGTGCGGCTTCTCATCGGAACGGCCTCGCTCGTGGCGGGCCTCGCACTGCTCGGGTGGTGGTGGACGCAGGGCGCGGAGTGGGCGCTCTACACCGGGCTCGGTGCAACCGCGGGTGGCGCCTTCGGCATCTTCGAGGGTGCCGCAGGGTGGTGTGCAGTGAGGGCCATGGGATTCAAGACGCCGATCTGA
- a CDS encoding co-chaperone GroES, protein MKVRPLGDKILVRRDEAATKTDSGIYLPESAKDKPKQGKIIAVGDGNLNRETGTRLPFTVKKGDSVIFSSYAGTEVKIDGENFLIMTEDDILGVIEG, encoded by the coding sequence ATGAAGGTTCGTCCGCTCGGAGACAAGATCCTCGTTCGTCGCGACGAGGCCGCCACCAAGACTGATTCGGGCATCTACCTGCCCGAGAGCGCCAAGGACAAGCCGAAGCAGGGCAAGATCATCGCCGTCGGCGATGGCAACCTGAATCGGGAGACCGGCACGCGCCTTCCGTTCACGGTGAAGAAGGGCGACAGCGTCATCTTCTCAAGCTACGCCGGCACCGAAGTGAAGATCGACGGAGAGAACTTCCTCATCATGACCGAGGACGACATCCTCGGCGTCATCGAGGGTTGA
- a CDS encoding helix-turn-helix domain-containing protein, with amino-acid sequence MGTSGRSPRSRRVSKTGADAVFTIDDLVAYLKLPKSTVYKLAQERKIPGQKVGRHWRFRKETIDRWLDSTASPRSGPAPSA; translated from the coding sequence GTGGGCACCTCGGGCAGATCACCTCGCTCGCGTCGAGTCTCCAAGACGGGGGCGGATGCCGTCTTCACCATCGACGACCTTGTCGCCTACCTGAAGCTCCCCAAGTCGACGGTCTACAAGCTCGCGCAGGAGCGCAAGATCCCGGGCCAGAAGGTCGGGCGGCACTGGCGGTTCAGAAAGGAAACGATCGATCGTTGGCTCGATTCGACCGCATCGCCCCGATCGGGACCCGCACCAAGCGCGTGA